The DNA window AAACCATCTACATCAGCGGAGGAAAGAAAAACAAATTGAATAAGATTGATATTGTAGGGTTCTTTTCCCAAAAGGGGAAATTGGAGAAAGGCGATTTAGGATTAATCGAAGTGAAAGATTTTATTTCCTTCGCCGCAGTAAAATTCAACAAGGTGAAAGATTTACTGCATAATATCAAGGACGAAAAAATGAAAGGCAAGAAATTTAAAATTGAAGTAGCTAAAAAAGTGATTAAGAAGGAAGAGGAGTAGTTTTTATCGGTAAGTTTTGTTTATCAGTTATTTGAATAATTAAGAATTAAAAAAAAGTCATCAACTTAAAATTTTACTAAACGGCAAGTTTCCGTTCACGATTTTAAATTTCGGAAACTCTGCTTTTTCCAGCCATGGCATCAACTAAGTCAGTTTGTTTAAGTTTCATTTCTGATATTCTTATTTTTATAGCTTCAATAGGATTCGGTGCAGCAATGGGATAATTTCTATTTTCAAATTCATCAATTAATAGCGCAAGAATATCTGCCTCATCACTTTCAGGCGTCACCCATTGGAGCATCAAAAAGAAGCTCAAATCTTTTTAACGCAGCTTGATAATCGGATTCTGTTTTTATGGGCTAAAATCTCACTGTTTAAATTTTATCGAATATCAACAAGAAATCCTGAGTTTTCAGGATTTCTTGTTTTTCCCAAAATTGAATTTTACCTTCTCTACGACTTGCACTTTTGGAGCAGGTTTTTTGAAAGGTTTCTTTTTGGCTGATGGTTTCGTTTTAGCAGGACTTTGATCGCCTCTGGCTTTTTCCTGATCTATTGGTTTCGCTTTGAACTCCTTGCGCTCTGAAGCACCCTCTTTTGCTGGTATTTGAGCTTTATGTTTGGCTAAAACCTCATTCGGATTCTTTGGATTTTCTTTTGTACCTCGCAAATGAATCACCAATCCGTTGAGGAAATTACGCAGTATTTGATCGCCACATTCTACATAATTAGGATGGTCTTCGGCACGAAAAAACGCACTCAATTCTGATTTAGAAATTCTAAAATCAACAAGTTCTAAAATGTCAACTATTTGGTCATCGCGCAACATCAGTGCGACACGCAATTTTTTGAGGATATCGTTATTGGTCATTTTTTTATTTTTTACAAAGGTACGTTTTAAAAGTAATGTGGAAAACAATTATTACATTGCACAAGATCTAGTATTTATTATGGATTGCAGTAATGATTCGCGCCATTTCAGTTCTAATTTCATCCGTTGTTCTGGTAAAGTTGTTGTTCATAAACGAATAGATTAATTTCTTGCCTTTTCGAGTGATAATGTAACCACTTTGGTTGTAAACATTTGTAAGTGTACCTGTTTTTGCCCAAACAAATGGCTTGTCATTATCTGTTTTATAAGCTCTTTTTAAAGTTCCCGAAACACCGCCAGCTGGAAATAAACTGTGCAGTCGTTCCTCATCATTGATTTTGGCACTAATTTTTTTCAACAAACTAATCGAGGTGTTAGGCGTGAATAAATTATAACGTGATAAGCCAGAACCATCCACCCAAGAAATGTCGTTGGCAAATTCTTTCATAAAATTGGCTTTACTGTATTCGATTATCGTTTGGGTAGACAAATCATTTGCCATCGTCGACGAACAGACCAGTAGCAATTGTTCGGCTATAAAATTGTCGCTGACCAACATCATTTTTCTTAATACATCGTCTGTTTTTTCGCTGTAAATTATTTTGAAATCTTTTGGCAATGGAATGTCGATGAGGCTAATATCTTTGTTAATTTTTTCTTCGAGAAGCGAAATGGTCAGTTCAGGACTGGTCTTGAATGGAATTTCTTGAAGGTAACCTGTTTTATCAATTTTAGCAGGAAAGCTAAATTGATTGGAATAAAAATCGCGATGAATCAGGAAATAGTCATCACTAAAATTAGGATCCACTTTGAAAAAAGATTGCAAAAAAGGAGGATTTACGGTGATGCCACCAGCTTCATTTTTGTAGACTTTGGCTGTATTTCCATCCACCGGAAAAGCGGTCAACTCGGGTTGAAAATCTTCTAAATAATCATCATAATTCCAACCGTAGCCATAAAAATTACCTTTGTAATTGTTAGAAACTAAGAACAGTTTTTTGTTTGAAGCCTTCAAAAAATCCAACACCTTTGTCGATTTGAAACTAGAGTACGTCAAAGTTGGGTCGCCGGTTCCCCAAAAAATCAAGGAATCACCTTTGGTGCTGTATTTTAGAGCGGGAATCGAATCGCCTAGCATATTTAGAGCCGTATACAATGTGTACATTTTGGTATTCGATGCCGGGACAAAGTTTTTAGTTCCGTTTTGTTCAAAAATCATTTGGTCTTTATCTTGATCAAAAAGCGCAAAACCGGTAAAATGTTCCTGAAGAATTTCGGATTTTTCGATCAATTTTTTGATTTTTCGATGCGGAATTTTTTGAGAAAATGCATTGACCGACAAAAGCAATAATAAGATATATAATAGCGTGTATTTCATTTATAAATTTTTAAAACAACCAAATATAAGCATTTGCAAATCCATCTCGCCATAATTTTTCGTTATGCTGTCCGCCTTTTACAATTTGCTTTTTGGTCAAATTTTTGCATTCGCACCTTTTTTCCGATACTAAATCATCAATTTTGTTGAGGTCCAAAACCATATCGGCATCACCTTCATTGTCCCCGCAAAGGAAATATATTTTCGTTTTTATCTTTGTAGTTTTTTCGGTCAATTCCATTATTTCCTTGCGGTTAAACCAAAAAGAGGGCGAAAAAATTCCTGCCTTTCCGAATACTTCTGGATATTTCAGAATGGCATAATAAGAAACCAATCCGCCGAGCGAACTCCCCATAATGCCTGTGTTTTTGGTGTTGGTTTTTGTTCTGTATTTGGAATCAATTGCTGGTTTAAGTGTTTTTACAATGAAATCAAGGTATTGATCGGCATTTCCTCCGCCATATTTAGCATTTTTATAGGGTGTAAGTTCGTCCATTCGTTTCTCGTTTCCGTGTTCGATACCTACGACAATCACCTGAGCATTGAGGCTATCGAGTTTTTCATCCACATTCCATTCACCAACAAAAGAGGTCTTGGCATCGAAAAGATTTTGGGCGTCATGCATGTAAATTACAGGATATTTCTTTTTGCTGTTTTGATAATTTTTGGGTAAATACAGCCAAATTTTCTTGGTACAATTCAATTGTGGTGCCTCAATACTGAAAGTTGTAACTTGTTTTGAAGCGGTATTTGCTTGGGCTAAAATTTGGTCTGTCGCAATAAAAACAAAAAGGAATAGTGCCAATCGCTGAATCATTTGTTAGGTTTTGTATTTTGGATTAAAAAGAATATTTTAGCTAAAAATAATAATTTGATGCAAACAAACGAAGAAAAAATAAGTTTACTTTTAGAAATGATCGCTTTTGCCACAATAGATGGTAATTTGCATCCAAAGGAATATGCTTTTTTGGCCATCGTTGCCAAAGAGTTGAACATTAGTACGGAAGTTTTCAAGGATTTGTTTCATCAGGAATTACCACTTCTTGTTATTAAATCGGAATACGAGCGTTTTCATCAATTTTACCGTTTGGCCTTATTAATGCATTCGGACGGGGTCATTCATAGCAAGGAAGAAATTGCCATTATCCAAATTGGAATTGATATGGGATTGAATCCTGTTGTGACCAACCGGATGCTCAAAATGATGAAAATGCATTCCAGCCCCATTATTGAAGCCGATGTTTTATTGGAAATTTTCAAAGAGCAGCACAACTGATTTAGTATGCCCTGATGAATTTTTGGAAGGGAACAAATGGGTTTGTTAAATATTATCTTAAAACCTAGCCCGAAGTGTCGGGACTAAATCTTAAATAAATTATCTTTGCCAACTGAAAAATGATCTATGAAATTTGATTTAGTACAAAAAGATCCACATACCAAAGCCAGAGCAGGAAGCATTACTACTGACCATGGCGTGATCGAAACCCCAATTTTTATGCCTGTCGGCACCGTTGCTTCGGTAAAAGGAGTACACCAACGCGAACTGAAAGAAGAAATTAACCCAGATATTATTCTTGGGAACACCTACCATTTATATTTACGACCACAGACCGAAATCCTTGAAAAAGCTGGTGGTTTGCACAAATTTATGAATTGGGATCGCAATATTTTGACCGATTCTGGTGGGTATCAGGTATATTCGCTTTCGGCCAACCGAAAAATAAAGGAGGAAGGCGTAAAATTCAAATCGCATATCGACGGTTCGTATCATGTTTTCACGCCCGAAAATGTGATGGAAATTCAACGTACCATTGGCGCTGATATTATTATGGCTTTCGATGAATGTACGCCCTATCCTTGTGATTACCGCTACGCGCAACGTTCGATGCACATGACACATCGATGGTTGGATCGTTGTATTAATCATTTGGAAAAAGTGCCAACAAAATATGGATACGACCAGACTTTTTTCCCGATAGTTCAAGGGAGTACGTATAAGGATTTGCGTCGACAATCTGCGGAATACATTGCCAATGCTGGACAACAAGGAAACGCCATCGGTGGACTTTCGGTGGGAGAACCTGCCGAGGAAATGTACGCCATGACCGAAGTGGTTTGCGAAATTCTACCCGAAGACAAACCAAGATATTTGATGGGAGTGGGAACTCCAATCAATATTTTAGAGAATATTGCACTTGGAATTGATATGTTCGATTGCGTGATGCCCACTCGAAATGCTCGAAACGGGATGTTGTTTACCGCCAACGGAACTATCAATATCAAAAACAAAAAGTGGGAAGACGATTTTTCGCCGGTAGATGAAATGGGGCATACTTTTGTAGATACCGAATATACCAAAGCTTATTTGCGTCACCTGTTTGCAGCCAATGAATATCTTGGAAAGCAAATTGCCACGATACACAACCTTGGTTTTTATATGTGGTTGGTTCGAGAAGCCAGAAAACATATCTTAGCCGGCGACTTCAGAACTTGGAAAGAAATGATGGTGCGAAATATGAGCCAGAGATTATAAAAATTGTTTAAAGTTTAAAGTTGTTTAAAGTTGTTCAACCCCAACAATTTTAAACCTTAAACTCTTAAACTTTTAAACCTTAAACAAAAAAATGTTAACAATAATAGACAAATACATCCTTAAAAAATACTTGACCACTTTTGGGGTGATGTTGGGATTATTTGCCCCTATTGGAATTGTAATTGATGTTTCAGAAAAGATCAATAAAATGATCGAAAACAAAATTCCTGTTGTGGATATTTTGATTTATTACTATCATTTTACAATCTATTTTACCAATTTATTATTTCCCATATTTTTGTTTTTATCGGTAATTTGGTTTACTTCAAAATTAGCCAATGATACTGAAATTATTGCGATACTCAGTTCTGGAATTTCGTTTACTCGTTTTCTACGACCCTTTATCATCGGCGCTTCCATCGTTTCGATAATTATCTTGTTAATGGGCTTTTTTATTGTTCCCAAGTCCAGTGAAGGGTTCAATAATTTTAGGTACACCTATCTCCGCGGCGACGGCAAGCAGGCGATGCGAGGCGAAAGCACGGATGTGTTTAGACAAATTAGTAATGATGAATTTATCTACGTCAATAGTTTTGATGTGGCTTCTAAAACGGCCTATAATTTTACTTATGAAAAATTTACCAAAGACAAATTAGCCTACAAAATATCGGCCTCAAGGATACAATGGAACCCCAAAACCAAGCGATACACCCTTTATGATTATGTCAAAAGAACAGTAGGCGGATTGGATGATAAAATTGAAAAGTTAGATAAAAAAGAAGCCAAATTCAATTTTGATTTAGAGGATTTAACGCCTGTGGTGTATATCGCTGAAACCCTAAGTTTGGTGAAATTAAACCGATTTATCGAAAAAGAGAAAAAGCGTGGCTCCTCCAATGTTAATGTGTATTTGGTGGTTTTGTATAAAAAATACAGTATTCCAGTTTCTGCATTTATTTTGACCATCATTGCCGTTTCGGTTTCCTCAATGAAACGACGCGGCGGTATGGGATTGAGTCTTGCCATTGGCATTGCAGTGGCCTTTTCGTTTGTGTTTTTTGACAAAATTTTTGGCACTTTGGCCGAAAAATCAAGTTTTCCTCCCTTATTAGCAGTTTGGTTTCCCAATATCATTTTCGGGATTTTAGCCATTATATTATTACGGAATGCAAAAGAGTAATATAAAAAGCTATTTAAATCTTCATCTCATTGTTTTTATTTGGGGATTTACCGCCATTTTGGGAGCCTTGATTTCCATTCAGGCAGACGCGCTAGTTTGGTATCGAATGCTGTTGGCGGCCGTTTTTTTATTTCTTTTTATTCTTTTCAAAAAAGGGTCTTTCCGAATTCATATCAAAGAATTTGTCAAATTAATTTTGGTCGGATTCCTGATTGCGGTGCATTGGATCTTTTTTTTCGAAGCCATACACCTTTCTAATGTGTCGATTACATTAGCAGTGTTTTCTTTAGGAGCTTTTATAACCTCTATTTTGGAACCCATCTTTTATGGTAGAAAAATGCTGTGGTACGAGGTTTTATTTGGTCTTATCATTATCAGTGCTCTCGCTATGATTTTGCAAGTAGAAATCAATTATTTCACGGGGATTCTCTATGCCTTACTTTCGATAGTAATTGGGGTTTTATTTACACTGATGAACGGCAAATTAATCGAAAAACACGAGCCTTCGGTGATTACTTTTTACGAATTCCTTGCGGGTGTTTTTTTTATTACAATTTACTTTCTATTCCAAAATAAATTCAACTTTGATTTCTTTGTATTATCGGGTAGTGATTGGATGTACCTACTTATTTTATCGTCAGTTTGTACGGCTTATGCTTTTACAGCTTCTGTGAAAGTGATGCGAATTCTATCGCCTTACACGGTGATGCTCACCACTAGTTTAGAGCCGGTATACGGCATTGTTTTGGCGTATTTTATTATCGGTGGAAAGGAAAAAATGAGTATTGAGTTTTATATTGGCGCCGTTTTGATCGTAATTACCGTTATTCTCAACGGAATTCTGAAGCATTATCTTTCCAAAAAAAATTAATTTGCACCAAAGCGTTTCACTATCAATTTGTTAGTAATTTGATGCTAAATATGCGTTTTTGATAATTTTAAATTTTATATTTGCACTGCAAATCAAAGCATAAACGAATAAAACTTATGGAATATTTAGATTTTGAACTTCCAATAAAAGAACTTGAAGACCAGTTGGATAAGTGCCAAATTATTGGACAAGAATCTGAGGTTGATGTGTCGAATACGTGTAAACAAATCAACAAAAAACTCGAAGAAACGAAAAGAAAAATATACAAAAATCTAACCGCTTGGCAACGAGTTCAATTGTCAAGACATCCGAACAGACCCTACACTTTAGATCATATAAAAGCACTTTGTGGCGATACTTTTTTAGAACTTCACGGCGACAGAGGTTTCAAAGATGACAAGGCGATGATTGGTGGCTTAGGAAAGATAGATGGGCAATCCTTTATGATTATTGGTCAACAAAAAGGTTTCAATACTAAAACCCGTCAATACCGAAATTTTGGAATGGCAAACCCTGAAGGGTATAGAAAAGCCTTGAGATTGATGAAAATGGCCGAAAAATTCGGAATTCCGGTACTTTCTTTTGTTGATACTCCAGGGGCTTTTCCGGGTATCGAAGCCGAAGAACGCGGACAAGGAGAAGCTATCGCAAGAAATATTTTCGAAATGATTCGATTGAAAGTGCCAATTATTGTGGTTATCGTTGGCGAAGGTGCTTCAGGTGGTGCATTAGGAATTGGCGTGGGAGATCGAGTATATATGATGGAAAATACTTGGTATTCTGTAATTTCTCCAGAATCTTGTTCTTCGATTTTATGGAAAAGTTGGGATTACAAAGAACAAGCTGCAGAAGCACTGAAATTGACATCTTCAGACATGAAAAAACAAAAATTAGTCGACGATATTATTCCAGAACCTCTTGGTGGTGCTCATTTCGACAGAGATACAGCTTTCAAAACAGTTGAGCAATATATCATGAAAGGCTTTAATGAATTGAAAGACTTATCAACAGAAGAATTAGTAGCCCAAAGGATGGATAAATACAGTAAAATGGGAGAGTTTAAAGAGTAAAATCTTATAAATATTATGTAAATCCGAAGCCTTACCGTTTCGGATTTTTTTTGACTTGTTAACAAAAATAAATAGTTTATGAACAATATTTTGTAATAACTCTATTGGTTTTTTTTTCTAATATTGATTACTTTCGTTCTATGGAAAACGTTAAAAATATAAACCCAATTCGTATAGACAAAACTACAATTATCAACCTTGAAAAAGGAAAATTACCCCCACAAGTTATCGACCTAGAAGAAGCAGTGCTTGGTGCGATGATGATTGACAAAAAAGGGGTCGATGATGTAATCGATATTTTGCAATCCGATGCTTTTTATAAAGATTCTCATAAATATATTTTTGAGGCTATAGTTCAACTCTTTACCGATACGCAACCTATAGACTTATTAACCGTTTCAGCTCAACTCAAAAAAAACGGAAAATTAGAACTGGCAGGAGGTGATTTTTACTTAATTCAACTGACTCAGAAAATTTCGTCTTCAGCTCATATTGAATTTCACTCTAGAATTATCTTGCAAAAGTTTATTCAACGGAGTTTAATTCGAATTTCGACCGAAATTATCGAGGATTCTTATGATGAGACAACGGATGTTTTTGATTTATTAGACAAAGCCGAATCCAAATTATATGAAGTAACTCAGGGAAACATCAAACGCAGTTCGGAAACGGCTCAAAGTTTGGTTTTGCAAGCCAAAAAACGAATTGAAGAAATCAGTAAACAAGAGGGATTGAGTGGTGTAGAAACCGGGTTTACAAATTTAGATAAGCTAACTTCTGGCTGGCAGCCCAGTGATTTAATTATTATCGCAG is part of the Flavobacterium nackdongense genome and encodes:
- a CDS encoding LptF/LptG family permease, translating into MLTIIDKYILKKYLTTFGVMLGLFAPIGIVIDVSEKINKMIENKIPVVDILIYYYHFTIYFTNLLFPIFLFLSVIWFTSKLANDTEIIAILSSGISFTRFLRPFIIGASIVSIIILLMGFFIVPKSSEGFNNFRYTYLRGDGKQAMRGESTDVFRQISNDEFIYVNSFDVASKTAYNFTYEKFTKDKLAYKISASRIQWNPKTKRYTLYDYVKRTVGGLDDKIEKLDKKEAKFNFDLEDLTPVVYIAETLSLVKLNRFIEKEKKRGSSNVNVYLVVLYKKYSIPVSAFILTIIAVSVSSMKRRGGMGLSLAIGIAVAFSFVFFDKIFGTLAEKSSFPPLLAVWFPNIIFGILAIILLRNAKE
- a CDS encoding acetyl-CoA carboxylase carboxyltransferase subunit alpha yields the protein MEYLDFELPIKELEDQLDKCQIIGQESEVDVSNTCKQINKKLEETKRKIYKNLTAWQRVQLSRHPNRPYTLDHIKALCGDTFLELHGDRGFKDDKAMIGGLGKIDGQSFMIIGQQKGFNTKTRQYRNFGMANPEGYRKALRLMKMAEKFGIPVLSFVDTPGAFPGIEAEERGQGEAIARNIFEMIRLKVPIIVVIVGEGASGGALGIGVGDRVYMMENTWYSVISPESCSSILWKSWDYKEQAAEALKLTSSDMKKQKLVDDIIPEPLGGAHFDRDTAFKTVEQYIMKGFNELKDLSTEELVAQRMDKYSKMGEFKE
- a CDS encoding DMT family transporter, whose amino-acid sequence is MQKSNIKSYLNLHLIVFIWGFTAILGALISIQADALVWYRMLLAAVFLFLFILFKKGSFRIHIKEFVKLILVGFLIAVHWIFFFEAIHLSNVSITLAVFSLGAFITSILEPIFYGRKMLWYEVLFGLIIISALAMILQVEINYFTGILYALLSIVIGVLFTLMNGKLIEKHEPSVITFYEFLAGVFFITIYFLFQNKFNFDFFVLSGSDWMYLLILSSVCTAYAFTASVKVMRILSPYTVMLTTSLEPVYGIVLAYFIIGGKEKMSIEFYIGAVLIVITVILNGILKHYLSKKN
- a CDS encoding helix-turn-helix domain-containing protein; this encodes MSFFLMLQWVTPESDEADILALLIDEFENRNYPIAAPNPIEAIKIRISEMKLKQTDLVDAMAGKSRVSEI
- a CDS encoding D-alanyl-D-alanine carboxypeptidase, with translation MKYTLLYILLLLLSVNAFSQKIPHRKIKKLIEKSEILQEHFTGFALFDQDKDQMIFEQNGTKNFVPASNTKMYTLYTALNMLGDSIPALKYSTKGDSLIFWGTGDPTLTYSSFKSTKVLDFLKASNKKLFLVSNNYKGNFYGYGWNYDDYLEDFQPELTAFPVDGNTAKVYKNEAGGITVNPPFLQSFFKVDPNFSDDYFLIHRDFYSNQFSFPAKIDKTGYLQEIPFKTSPELTISLLEEKINKDISLIDIPLPKDFKIIYSEKTDDVLRKMMLVSDNFIAEQLLLVCSSTMANDLSTQTIIEYSKANFMKEFANDISWVDGSGLSRYNLFTPNTSISLLKKISAKINDEERLHSLFPAGGVSGTLKRAYKTDNDKPFVWAKTGTLTNVYNQSGYIITRKGKKLIYSFMNNNFTRTTDEIRTEMARIITAIHNKY
- the tgt gene encoding tRNA guanosine(34) transglycosylase Tgt — protein: MKFDLVQKDPHTKARAGSITTDHGVIETPIFMPVGTVASVKGVHQRELKEEINPDIILGNTYHLYLRPQTEILEKAGGLHKFMNWDRNILTDSGGYQVYSLSANRKIKEEGVKFKSHIDGSYHVFTPENVMEIQRTIGADIIMAFDECTPYPCDYRYAQRSMHMTHRWLDRCINHLEKVPTKYGYDQTFFPIVQGSTYKDLRRQSAEYIANAGQQGNAIGGLSVGEPAEEMYAMTEVVCEILPEDKPRYLMGVGTPINILENIALGIDMFDCVMPTRNARNGMLFTANGTINIKNKKWEDDFSPVDEMGHTFVDTEYTKAYLRHLFAANEYLGKQIATIHNLGFYMWLVREARKHILAGDFRTWKEMMVRNMSQRL
- a CDS encoding DUF1456 family protein, with product MTNNDILKKLRVALMLRDDQIVDILELVDFRISKSELSAFFRAEDHPNYVECGDQILRNFLNGLVIHLRGTKENPKNPNEVLAKHKAQIPAKEGASERKEFKAKPIDQEKARGDQSPAKTKPSAKKKPFKKPAPKVQVVEKVKFNFGKNKKS
- a CDS encoding tellurite resistance TerB family protein: MQTNEEKISLLLEMIAFATIDGNLHPKEYAFLAIVAKELNISTEVFKDLFHQELPLLVIKSEYERFHQFYRLALLMHSDGVIHSKEEIAIIQIGIDMGLNPVVTNRMLKMMKMHSSPIIEADVLLEIFKEQHN
- a CDS encoding alpha/beta hydrolase translates to MIQRLALFLFVFIATDQILAQANTASKQVTTFSIEAPQLNCTKKIWLYLPKNYQNSKKKYPVIYMHDAQNLFDAKTSFVGEWNVDEKLDSLNAQVIVVGIEHGNEKRMDELTPYKNAKYGGGNADQYLDFIVKTLKPAIDSKYRTKTNTKNTGIMGSSLGGLVSYYAILKYPEVFGKAGIFSPSFWFNRKEIMELTEKTTKIKTKIYFLCGDNEGDADMVLDLNKIDDLVSEKRCECKNLTKKQIVKGGQHNEKLWRDGFANAYIWLF